The Thalassospira sp. TSL5-1 genome contains the following window.
GCCCCGGACAATTCATACGTCAAAAAATGATATTCTGTATCTCGCTATCAACCACCGGCCTGGCCGGGTGGAAAGGGGATCACTGTGCGTAAATCACTGGATATTCTTTTTAAGGTAACGTCGGTTTTGGCTGCTGTGTTTCTGGTGATGATCGCAGTGCTGATTCTTTCCCAGTCAATCGGGCGTTTGTTTGGCCATGTTATTCCCGATGCCAATGAATTGTCGGGTTTTTCACTGGCGGCCGGCATGTTTCTGGCCCTGGGGCCTGCGCTGCGGCATGGGGCGCATATTCGGGTTTTGCTGGTTGTCGGGCAGTTATCGGGTGTGCCGCGCCGCATCATGGACCTGATCACGCTGGCTTTTGCGGTGTTTCTGGCCGGTTATTTTACCTGGTGGATGGGGGTTTTGGCCCAGGAAAGTTTTTCCTATGGCGATGCTTCGCCGGGGGTTTTGGCCTTTCCGCTCTGGATTCCGCAAACCGCAATGACCTTTGGTCTGGGTATGCTCACGTTGGCCCTGGTCGAAGGCTTTATTGATACGCTTTGGGGTCGCGCCACCGTGTTTGCCGACCGCGAAACCAGCGACATGACGGAATAAGGGGTAGGTCATATGGAAGTTCTTGAAATCGGCCTGGTCCTGATGGCGCTGCTGTTCCTGTTTTTGGGCGCTGGGCTTTGGGTGGCATTGTCGCTGTTTGCTATTGGCATTATTGGTCTTGAGTTTTTTTCCGGCGCACAAACCGGCCCGGTTATGGCAACCACCGCCTGGAGCAGCATTGCCACCTGGTCGCTGGCCCCGCTGCCGCTGTTTATCTGGATGGGCGAAATCCTGTTTCGATCCCGCCTGTCCGAGGACATGTTTACCGGCCTGGCACCGTGGTTAAATCGCCTGCCGGGGCGTCTGTTGCATGTCAATATTCTGGGCTGCGGTATCTTTGCGGCTGTTTCCGGCTCCTCTGCGGCAACGGCGGCCACCATTGGCCGCATGTCGATCCCCGAATTGCGCAAGCAGGGCTATGCTGACAAGCTGATTTTGGGCACCCTGGCCGGGTCCGGCACGCTGGGCCTGCTTATTCCGCCGTCGATCATTCTGATTGTCTATGGTGTGTCCGCCGAGCTGTCGATTGCGCGTTTGTTCATCGCTGGTGTCTTGCCCGGTATCATGCTGATCGTGCTGTTTATGGGCTTTGTCATGATATGGTCCACCATCCATAAGGACAAAATGCCCCCCGCAGCACCCAGCATTCCCTTTATGGACAAGGTGCGGGCATCGGGCCGCCTTATTCCGGTTATTTTGCTGATCACGGCCGTGATTGGCTCGATCTATGGCGGCATTGCCACCCCGACCGAGGCAGCGGCCTTTGGTGTGGTCGGCGCGCTGATCCTGTCCGCCTTCAGTCGCACATTAAGCTGGGCCAGCTTTGTCGATGGCCTGATGGGCGCAACCCGCACCTCCTGCATGATCTGTTTTATTCTTGCCGGTGCCTCGATCCTGACGGTGGCGATGGGTTTTACCGGTATTCCGCGCGAACTTGCCGGGCTGATTTCGGATATGCACCTATCGCCCTACGCGCTTTTGGCGATGTTAACCCTGTTTTTCATCGTCATGGGCTGTTTCCTTGATGGCATTTCGGTGGTTGTGCTGACAACCTCGGTCATTTTGCCGATGGTGCAGGCTGCCAATATCGATGCTCTGTGGTTTGGCATCTATCTGGTGCTGGTGGTTGAAATGTCGCAAATCACCCCGCCGGTTGGCTTTAACCTGTTTGTTTTGCAGGGGCTGACGGGCAAGAACCTGTTTTCCATCGCCGTTGCGGCGCTGCCATTTTTCTTTTTGCTGATGGCCGCTGTGGCGCTGATCACAATTTTCCCCGGCATTGCCACCTGGCTGCCGACGCAAATGAACTAGGCAATGTGCGGCTGGCATTGCCGGTCCCATTGTCCCGCTATTTCTGAATTTCGGATGCTGAAGGAGTAAGCATCATGGCTTCGCCTGATAAAAATACATCGCAAACCAACACGGCCGATACGGCCAAGTGGCAGTTCTGGGTGGACCGTGGCGGCACCTTTACCGACATCGTTGCCCGCAAACCCGATGGCTCGCTGGTAACGCACAAGCTGCTGTCGGAAAACCCGGAACGCTACAAGGATGCCGCCATTCAGGGCATTCGCGATCTGTTGGAAGTCGCCGATGACGAAACCATCCCGGCGGAAAAAATTGAAGCGGTGAAAATGGGCACCACCGTTGCCACCAATGCGCTTTTGGAACGCAAGGGCGACCGCACGGTGCTGGTGACAACCACGGGCTTTCGCGATGCCCTGCGTATTGCCTATCAAAACCGTCCGCGCCTGTTTGACCGCAACATCAAGCTGCCTGAAAGCCTGTATGAACGGGTGATTGAGGCAGCGGAGCGTTTTAACGCAAATGGCGAGGAACTGACCCCGCTGGACCGGGACCAGTTGCGCACCGACCTGCAAGCCGCCTTTGATGATGGCATTCGGGCCTGTGCGATTGTCTTTATGCACGGCTATCGCTACAGCGCACACGAGCTGGCCGCTGCCGAAATCGCCCGGGATATCGGCTTTACCCAGGTCTCCGTCAGCCACGAAGTCAGCCCGTTAATGAAGCTGGTTTCGCGGGGTGATACCACGGTGGTGGATGCGTATCTTTCGCCCATTCTGCGCCGTTATGTGGACCAGGTGGCAGGCGAACTGGGTGGCGTGAAGCTGATGTTCATGCAGTCCAATGGCGGGCTGACCGATGCCTCCAAATTTCAGGGCAAGGATGCCATTCTCTCCGGTCCGGCGGGCGGTGTTGTTGGCATGGTGCGCACGGCCGAAATGGATGGCTTTAAGCAGGTCATCGGGTTCGATATGGGCGGCACCTCGACCGACGTTTCGCATTATGACGGCGAATATGAACGCGACTTTGAAACCCAGGTCGCCGGGGTGCGCATGCGTGCGCCAATGATGAAAATCCACACCGTTGCCGCCGGTGGCGGGTCGATCCTGCATTTTGATGGCGCGCGTTTCCGTGTGGGCCCCGATAGCGCCGGTGCCAATCCTGGCCCGGCGGCCTATCGCCGGGGCGGGCCGCTGGCCGTGACCGACATCAATGTGATGCTGGGCAAGGTCCAGCCCGATTTCTTCCCGCCGGTTTTTGGCCCCGAAGGTAACGAACCGTTGGATGACGCAGCGGTCAAATCCCTCTTTGCCGAAATGGCCGCCAAAATTAAGGCCGATACCGGCAATGACATGACCAGCGAAGAAGTCGCCGAAGGCTTTTTGCGTATTGCCGTTGAAAACATGGCCAATGCGATTAAGCAGATTTCGGTGCAACGTGGTTACGATGTGTCGGATTATATCCTGCAATGCTTTGGCGGGGCCGGCGGGCAGCATGCCTGCCAGGTGGCAGATACGCTGGGCATGACCCGTGTTTTTGTTCATCCCTTCGCCGGTGTTCTCTCGGCCTATGGCATGGGTTTGGCCGATATTCGGGCGATGCGCGAACAGGCGGTTGAAGCCCGCCTTAAAACCGAAGAACTGGCAAATCTGGACCAGCAGCTTGACAAGCTCGGTGTGGAAGCTCGTGGGGAATTGCATGAACAGGGCATTGGTGATGATAAAATCCGCCTGCTGAAAAAACTGCATCTGCGTTATGACGGCACCGATAACCCGCTGATCGTTGATTTTGGCACGGCGGACGAAATCAAGGCCCAGTTTGAAGACCAGCACAAACAGCGTTATGGCTTTGTGATGGAAGAAAAACCCCTGGTGGTCGAGGCTGTGGCCGTTGAAGCCATTGGCGAAACCGAAAGCCTGCCCGATGCCGAAGCCGTGGATGACAGCGACGCATCGGTCAACGCGCTTGCCACCCGCCGTGTGGTTTTTGGCGGCGAGGCGCATGAGACACCGTTCTATAAACGCGAAGACATGAAGCCGGGTGCGGTTGTGACCGGCCCTGCCGTGGTTGTTGAGCCGGTGGGCACCACGGTGATTGATCCGGGCTGGGAAGCCAAAGTCAATGGCCGCGATCATTTGGTCCTGACCCGTGTGGTGCCATTAAAACGGACCGAGGCGATTGGCACCGAGGCTGACCCGGTGATGCTGGAAGTGTTCAACAATCTGTTCATGAATATTGCCGAACAGATGGGTGTGACGCTCGCCAATACCTCCTATTCGGTCAATATCAAGGAACGGCTCGATTTCTCCTGCGCGCTGTTTGACCAGCAGGGCCTGCTCATTGCCAATGCCCCGCATATGCCGGTGCATCTGGGTTCGATGGGGGAATCTGTTCAGGCGGTGATGACCAAAAACGCCGGTCAGATGAAACCGGGCGATGTGTATATCCTGAACGATCCCTATAATGGCGGTACGCATTTGCCGGACATTACCGCGATTACGCCGGTGTTTGATGATGCGGGCAAGGATATTCTGTTCTATGTCGCCTCGCGCGGGCACCATGCCGATGTTGGCGGGATCACGCCGGGTTCGATGCCGCCCAATTCACGGGTGCTGGAGGAAGAAGGCGTTCTGATCGACAATTTCAAACTGGTCGATCAGGGCAAGTTCGATGAAGCCGGGCTGCGCGCCCTGCTCGAAGGGGCGACCTATCCGGCACGTAACCCCTATCAGAATATTGCCGACCTGCAGGCCCAGATCGCAGCCAATGAAAAGGGCGTACAGGAACTGCGCAAGATGGTCGATCATTTCGGTCTTGAAGTGGTTCATGCCTATATGAAACACGTTCAGGACAATGCCGAAGAAAGTGTCCGCCGTGTGCTGGAAGGGTTGAATGACGGTGAATTTGCCTATGAAATGGATAACGGGGCCGTTGTCCGTGTCAAAGTCACCATCGACAAGGCAAACCGTTCCGCCACGGTGGATTTCACCGGTACCTCCAGCCAGCTGGATAACAACTTCAACGCGCCGTCTGCGGTCACGCGCGCGGCGGTGTTGTATGTGTTCAGAACGCTGGTCGATGATGATATTCCGCTTAATGCGGGCTGCCTGAAGCCGGTAAACCTGATTGTGCCGGAAGGCTCGATGCTCAACCCCGTGCATCCCGCTGCCGTGGTGGCCGGGAATGTTGAAACCAGCCAGCATGTCACCGATGCCCTTTATGCCGCCCTTGGCACCATGTCGGGCGCGCAGGGCACGATGAACAACTTCACCTATGGCAATGACCAGCATCAATATTACGAAACCATCTGTGGTGGCACGGGGGCAGGTCCGGGCTATAACGGCACGTCGGGTGTGCATACCCACATGACCAATTCACGCCTGACCGACCCCGAAGTGCTGGAATGGCGCTTCCCGGTCTTGCTCGAAAGTTTTGGCATCCGCACCGGGTCGGGCGGCGATGGTGAATTCAAGGGCGGGGACGGCACGGTACGTCGCATCCGCTTCCTTGAAAAAATGACGGCATCCATCCTGTCCAACCACCGTCGCGTCCCCGGTCAGGCCGTGGCAGGCGGCGAACCGGGCAAACTCGGCCGCAACGCGGTGGAACGCACCGATGGCACCGTTATCGAGCTTAAAGGCACCGACGGCACCGAAATGAATCCGGGTGATGTTTTCATCATCGAAACCCCGGGTGGTGGGGGCTACGGTAAGGCCTAAGCCTTACCTTGGCTGCTGCCAATGCGCATGCAATAACCGGGCTGTAAAGGAATGCAGCCCGGTTATTGATGACGTTTCTGCAATCTTATCCGCCGTCCGGGAAACCGGGCGGTTTTTTCGTTTGGTAAGGCAAACCTTTTTGATGTTGTGTCTGTCAACTTTGCCCGGGCTAGTAGCTATATGCGCAATGCAATATTGTGAAACCAAAATGCGCACGTAAAACGGCTACAACGGCAAAATTGCCGCC
Protein-coding sequences here:
- a CDS encoding hydantoinase B/oxoprolinase family protein yields the protein MASPDKNTSQTNTADTAKWQFWVDRGGTFTDIVARKPDGSLVTHKLLSENPERYKDAAIQGIRDLLEVADDETIPAEKIEAVKMGTTVATNALLERKGDRTVLVTTTGFRDALRIAYQNRPRLFDRNIKLPESLYERVIEAAERFNANGEELTPLDRDQLRTDLQAAFDDGIRACAIVFMHGYRYSAHELAAAEIARDIGFTQVSVSHEVSPLMKLVSRGDTTVVDAYLSPILRRYVDQVAGELGGVKLMFMQSNGGLTDASKFQGKDAILSGPAGGVVGMVRTAEMDGFKQVIGFDMGGTSTDVSHYDGEYERDFETQVAGVRMRAPMMKIHTVAAGGGSILHFDGARFRVGPDSAGANPGPAAYRRGGPLAVTDINVMLGKVQPDFFPPVFGPEGNEPLDDAAVKSLFAEMAAKIKADTGNDMTSEEVAEGFLRIAVENMANAIKQISVQRGYDVSDYILQCFGGAGGQHACQVADTLGMTRVFVHPFAGVLSAYGMGLADIRAMREQAVEARLKTEELANLDQQLDKLGVEARGELHEQGIGDDKIRLLKKLHLRYDGTDNPLIVDFGTADEIKAQFEDQHKQRYGFVMEEKPLVVEAVAVEAIGETESLPDAEAVDDSDASVNALATRRVVFGGEAHETPFYKREDMKPGAVVTGPAVVVEPVGTTVIDPGWEAKVNGRDHLVLTRVVPLKRTEAIGTEADPVMLEVFNNLFMNIAEQMGVTLANTSYSVNIKERLDFSCALFDQQGLLIANAPHMPVHLGSMGESVQAVMTKNAGQMKPGDVYILNDPYNGGTHLPDITAITPVFDDAGKDILFYVASRGHHADVGGITPGSMPPNSRVLEEEGVLIDNFKLVDQGKFDEAGLRALLEGATYPARNPYQNIADLQAQIAANEKGVQELRKMVDHFGLEVVHAYMKHVQDNAEESVRRVLEGLNDGEFAYEMDNGAVVRVKVTIDKANRSATVDFTGTSSQLDNNFNAPSAVTRAAVLYVFRTLVDDDIPLNAGCLKPVNLIVPEGSMLNPVHPAAVVAGNVETSQHVTDALYAALGTMSGAQGTMNNFTYGNDQHQYYETICGGTGAGPGYNGTSGVHTHMTNSRLTDPEVLEWRFPVLLESFGIRTGSGGDGEFKGGDGTVRRIRFLEKMTASILSNHRRVPGQAVAGGEPGKLGRNAVERTDGTVIELKGTDGTEMNPGDVFIIETPGGGGYGKA
- a CDS encoding TRAP transporter small permease translates to MRKSLDILFKVTSVLAAVFLVMIAVLILSQSIGRLFGHVIPDANELSGFSLAAGMFLALGPALRHGAHIRVLLVVGQLSGVPRRIMDLITLAFAVFLAGYFTWWMGVLAQESFSYGDASPGVLAFPLWIPQTAMTFGLGMLTLALVEGFIDTLWGRATVFADRETSDMTE
- a CDS encoding TRAP transporter large permease, which encodes MEVLEIGLVLMALLFLFLGAGLWVALSLFAIGIIGLEFFSGAQTGPVMATTAWSSIATWSLAPLPLFIWMGEILFRSRLSEDMFTGLAPWLNRLPGRLLHVNILGCGIFAAVSGSSAATAATIGRMSIPELRKQGYADKLILGTLAGSGTLGLLIPPSIILIVYGVSAELSIARLFIAGVLPGIMLIVLFMGFVMIWSTIHKDKMPPAAPSIPFMDKVRASGRLIPVILLITAVIGSIYGGIATPTEAAAFGVVGALILSAFSRTLSWASFVDGLMGATRTSCMICFILAGASILTVAMGFTGIPRELAGLISDMHLSPYALLAMLTLFFIVMGCFLDGISVVVLTTSVILPMVQAANIDALWFGIYLVLVVEMSQITPPVGFNLFVLQGLTGKNLFSIAVAALPFFFLLMAAVALITIFPGIATWLPTQMN